The genomic interval CGGCAGGGCGAGAACGGCCTTTGCCAAATCATACGCATTCCCCTCATGCAGATCGCATAGGTTTGATATGGTGGAAGACATGGGATCACTCATGGAGATGCCCTTGCTGTCGGGGGACGTATTCCCGCCATTCACGGCCCAGGCGGCAAAGACCATGGCCTGAGGCTCTGCGGCGTGCTCGCGTCCTTTCCTGATCAGATCGTCGACCGGTTCTGCGATCCGCTGCGGCAGCTTGAAGCTTGCATTGCTAGCTATCTGATTGAGCGGGTGATAGATGCAGGGATTTTGCAGGCGCTGAAGGCTAACCCGGCTGTAATCGGCAAGATCCTCGCCTTGCGGGCACATGAGCGTTGAACATTGGGACGCATGAAAGACTCGTGCCCAATCCGCCAGTTCAGGGCAGGTGGACGCATCGAATGACGTTTCTAAACCGCATAATCTGCCAATTTCCGCATAGGCGGACTGAATGCCGTTGAGCAGGCGATACTTCATTTTTGCATAAGGAGCGACATCTGGAACGACGGTGACGCCGACCTTTTCAAGTGCGGGGCGCGCGGCGGCAAATTTATCTTCGATCACCCATTGCCGGAATGGTTCGGCGACAACGCCAATCTGATCCGCATGTCCGCAGGCATCCTGAAGCTTTTGCCGACTGGCATCGCTCATGGCGGGAACGATCCTGTCTACCATCGAGACCGGAAAGCAAACATTCTCATCCATCCACGGCAGCAATTCGGGAAAGGCTTTGGATACATATTGCTCCATCACCGCCTGCAGGAGCTTGCCATTTTTGGGGAGATTGTCACAGCTCGCCAGTGTAATGGGGGCGCCGTTGGCGCGGCGTCTGCATTCCAGCATCCAGGCGAGATATCCGATGGCTGTCATCGGCGTCTCGGGTGATGCCAAATCTTTGGCGACGACATCCCAGTCCAGCTCGGTCGTGCCGGATTTGTGGCAATAGCCCGGCTCTGTGATGGTCAGGGTCACAAAGGAAATAGGGTCCCAGCAAACCTCTGGCGCTGTTGATGCATCATGCAGTTCCCGCAAGGTGCCAATCTGGTCAACACGGCTTTCGTGATTGTCTTCCGTCAGCACACAATAGCGCCGGTTCTGATTGTTATACTGGCTCGCCAGATCTGGCGGGGTCAGATTGATACCCACCACGCCGGTCAGTTCTCCGGCACAGGCCAGATCATTGTAATAGGATTGCTGATGGGCCCGATGGAAGGCTCCGACACCTATATGCGCCATGGTCAGCGCAAGTTGTTCGGGGTCATAGGGGAGTGGTGAAGGTGTTGCTGGCTGTGTCATTGGAAATTCACCATTATTTTGAGGGAATTTGCCTTGTCTCCAGCACGTTCGAAGGCGGCGATTGGCTCTTCAAGCGACATGTTGGCAGAGATCAAAGGCAGCAGATTGACCTCTCCGCGCACGATTGCCTCAACCGCTATGTTGAATTCATCGATGAAGCGGTAAGTGCCGAGGAGGCTCAATTCGCGGGTCAGGATTTTTGCGCATTGCAGTGGAGCGATTGGTGGCAGGAAGCCCACCTGTACGATCCGGCCACGAGGTTCTAGCAGGTCGATTGCCAGATCCAGCGCCTCCGGGGCGCCGGAGGCTTCGAAAACCACAGTTGGAGAAGCGGATTCCCGTAGCCTGCGTATCTCATCGGCACTTGCCGTGTTGACGACGTCATCCGCCCCCAACTGTCTTGACCGCTCGCAGGCATGGGGAGACACATCGGCCATGATCACCTTGGCAGCCCCGGCACGCTTTGCTGCGATCCGGACGAGCTGTCCGATCACACCCGCTCCTGTGACAAGAATTTCCTGCCCCTCTATGTCCCCGGCCATCGAAACCGCATGCAGGGCAACAGCGAAGGGTTCGGCAAGCGCCACATGGCGCAGATCCATCTCGGCGGGAACCTTGATGCATTGCGCTGCGGGCATAATGATTTTTTCGGCAAAGCCGCCATGGCAGTGAGGCGTTCTGGCTGCACTACCCAGAAACTGGTTATCCGTGCACAGATTGCTCAGTCCCTTGCGGCATTGTTCGCATTGGCCGCAGGGCATCGCTGGATTCACCGCGACCTTGTCGCCCGGTGCAAGACCAGTCACACCGGAGCCAAGCCTGCTGACGGTTCCTGAAAATTCATGCCCCAGAACCATCGGCTCGCGAACAATCGACAAGCCTACTCTTCCATGCTGGAAATAGTGAATATCCGATCCACAAATTCCCCCCCAAGCAAACTGGATTTCCACCTCTCCGGCATCAGGAAATTTCTCCTCACACTCTTCAAGGCGCACGTCTCCAGCAGCGTGAATCATACATGCTTTCACGACTTTCTCCTCCCGACCATGCAATTGTCCTCACTCATGGTCATAATTTTTGAACCATATCGATCAACAATTTTCAAGTTGGTTCCTATAAACCATTAGTCGACTATGGCCAATGCACTCGCATGTTCAACTGGTGAAACGCAGAGGTGTCGAATGGATGTATTTTCTGCCGCCGTGTCCGTTGTCGCTCCCAAAAAGCCAGACGTTGTACCCCGTCTTCACATGACTTTATGCGAAGAATTGCGGGAAGAATCGCAGAAATTGGCGGGTAATTAGGCTTTGTTGGGGGGCTGGCAGGCCAATTGGATATTGGCGGACTTCTTCCTCTCAGAAACAGCAAAAGGCTCCCGCCATCCAAGGTGTCTCGGACTATCGCTGTGCGAACCAAAATGAGGATGGGTTTTGGGCCATGGTCTACAAATGAACTAGTTCATTCAACTTGAAATATATTGACTGATGTGTTTCAAAAATACGATCTGGCGGAAAATTCGTTGGCGTAATTTGGAGGAGGAATTCCAATGCTTGATGTAATTACCATAGGTCGATCGTCGGTCGACCTTTACGGCGCACAAATTGGTGGGCGACTGGAGGACATGGCTTCGTTCGAGAAATATATTGGCGGATCGCCGACCAATATCGCCTGTGGCTCTGCTCGCCTTGGTTTGAAGTCGGCGGTAATCACTCGGGTGGGCGATGAGCATATGGGGCGCTTTATCCGGGAGCAGCTTGCCAGCGAAGGGGTGGATGTCCGCGGCGTTGTCACCGACCCCAAACGCCTGACGGCTCTGGTCATTCTGGGTATACGGGATCAGGAGCATTTTCCGCTTATTTTCTTTCGGGAAAACTGCGCCGACATGGCGCTGTGCGAAGACGATATCGATCCGGCCTTCATCAAGGAGGCGCGCTGTGTCACGGTCACGGGAACGCATTTGTCGCATCCCAATACCGAGGCCTCGGTGCTCAAGGCCCTGCGGCTGGCGCGCGAAGCCGGTGCCCGGACGGCTCTTGACATCGATTATCGGCCCAATCTTTGGGGGCTTTCCGGGCATGATGATGGCGAAAATCGCTTCATCGCTTCCGAAAAGGTGACGGCCAAGCTGCAATCCACTCTGCATTGGTTTGATCTGATCGTCGGGACGGAAGAAGAGTTTCATATTGCAGGCGGCAGCACAGACACGCTCACGGCCCTACGCGCTGTGAGGGAAAAGACGGCCGCTATTCTGGTTTGCAAGCGCGGGGCAAAAGGTGCAAGCGCCTTTGTCGGTGCCATTCCGGATGATCTGGATGACGGAGTGACAGGCCCGGGCTTCCCGATTGAGGTTTTCAATGTGCTCGGAGCTGGTGACGGTTTCATGTCCGGACTTCTGGCGGGTTGGATTCGCGACGAAGATTGGCCAACAGCGCTCAAATATGCCAATGCCTGCGGTGCCTTTGCTGTGTCCCGACATGGCTGCACGCCAGCCTATCCGTCCTGGACCGAACTTGAATATTTTCTTGAACATGGCTCGACGGAAAAGGCACTGCGCAAAGACAAGGCGCTGGACCAGATCCATTGGTCAACCAACCGCCGCGAAGACTGGCCGGAGATGCATGTCTTTGCCTTTGATCACAGAAAGCAACTGGAAGACATGGCGGATGAACTGGGCGTTTCCCGCGATCTGATCGGACCGTTCAAGCAGCTCTGCCTTGAGGCCACAGAGAGGGTCGCAGATGGCCGTCCAGGTTATGGCTTGCTCTGCGATGGGCGGCTTGGACGCGATGCCCTCTATAAGGCTGCAGATACGGGGCTCTGGATCGGCCGTCCGGTCGAGGATCCGGGCACACGCCCCCTTAAACTCGAAATCGGGCCCGATCTGGGAACCGACTTGCTGGAATGGCCACCCAATCATGTGGTCAAGGTGTTGTGCTTCTACCATCCTGATGACAGTGATGAGATGAAACAGCAACAGGAGGAAATGGTCATCCGCCTTGCCGACGCGGCAAGAAGCAACCGGCTTGAACTCTTGCTGGAGGTAATTCCCTCCAAGGTCGGACCGATCACAGACGACACTGCGGCGATGATCATCGAGCGGTTTTACCAGCTTGGGGTCTATCCGGACTGGTGGAAACTTGAGCCGATGAAAAGCGAAACGGCCTGGAGTCGTGCCTGTGCCATGGTGACGAAATATGATCCCTATTGCCGCGGCATTGTCGTTCTGGGGCTGGAAGCGCCAACCGACCAGCTGGCTGAAAGCTTCCGAACCGCAGCCAAATTCGATCTGGTGAAGGGGTTTGCCGTGGGGCGAACGATCTTTGCAGAGGTCGCCCATCGCTGGTTTGCACAAGCGATCAGTGACGCAGACGCCATAGCGGAGATGTCTGGCACATTCCAGAACTTATGCACACTCTGGGACGAGGCTCGAACATTGGCAAGATAGCCAGCGATTGAGCCCCACCTTTGCGGACGGACGCCAGCTGAGGGTCCAGTCTCTCATCCCCCCGCGATGCGAGGCTTGAGATCTCATTTGGACCCGTCCGCGTCTCTTTCCTTCAATACGCGGAATAGAACAGGACTGAAACCGCAATGCGCAAAAGACGGGGAGTAGCTCACAGGGCTGCCAATTCCCAAGCGTGGCGATGAGGCAAACGGATCGGCTGCAAATGCGTTTAACCAACACTTCACTCATTTGCCCTGCGAGCAATTTTCACTTGGCTAATCTTTTTCCGTGAAAGCCCCTGACCCAATAGCAATCTGCAAGGTAGCCCATTCTTTCGCCGCATCATTGGCTGCTGAAGCTGCATTGATTTTGGCAGATGCAGTTGATCTGTCTGTATCCAGCAGGTCAAGAAGAGTAATTGCTCCACCCCGGAAATTCTTCTGGGCCAGATCAAACGCTTTCTTGTAGGACCGAGCCGACTGCTGTAAGGCAGCGCTGCGAAGCCGGTATTGTGTCAAATTGGATTGGGCAACCTGCACATCCTCGACTGCTGAGGTCACAGCGGAACGCCAATCGATTTCGGCCTGCTTGGCCTGAGAAACCGAAGCATCACGCTGAGCAGCAAGCTTGCCTTGGCTCAGGATTGGCAATGACAATTCGGGCCCAAACGACCAGCTATCTGCACCGGCAGAAATGCCAAGATCACCAGAAAGAGTGAGAGATGGCAGCATGTCCGCTGTTGCAACACCCACATCCGCCACAGCTGCATGCAGCAGTTCCTCATAATAGCGAACATCAGGCCGCTGGCGCAGGAGATCTGCTGGCGTACCAGTCGAAATTCTACCCGGGGTTCTAAGCTGAGGAGCCCCCTTTTGCATCTCTGCCAGAATGGGGCCTGCAGGCTCGTTCAGCAAAGAAGCAATGGCAAAAATTTGAGCATTGAAATAGGCCAGATATTGCGGCAAATCGGCTCTAGCACTATCTAGCAATGCCTGTGCCTCGGCCAGATCATATTCTGTCGCATCCCCGACCGTGACTTGCTTATTGATAATGCTTACGGTTTCAACCCTGGACTTGATTGTTTCCCGGGTCAAAGCCAATGCTTGTTGATAGTAGCGTGCATCAGAATAATCCGCGATCAGCTCGGCCAGCCAAGCAAGACGCGTTTCCTCGAGATCAGCCTTGGCAGCGAGCATGCTGGCCTTGGCGGCTTCGCGTTCTCGTCGCAAGCCGCCGAACATGTCTATCACCAGAGACGCGCTCAGATCCCGATTGGTTACGTTGGAGACTCCAACGCCATCCCCTCCGCTTCGGGTTCGGGACAGACTGGCCGACCCGTCAACAGCAGAATTAACACCCGTAGCTCGCATATTGGCTTGAGCTTCCTTGATCCGTTCCTTTGCTGCGGCAACATCAAGGTTTTGTTCAAGGCCCCGTGAAATAAAGGCATTAAGACGAGCGTCTTTATAGTCTTTCCACCATGCGTCATCGCGGGCAACAAGGCTCGCATTGACTTTTGACCCGACATAATTGGCGGACAAACCAATGTCTGGCCTTTGATAATCAGGACCAACGGCGCAGCCTGCCAGAAGCACGATAGGCATTAATTTGAGCAATTTCATCGGGCAGACACCTTTTCCTTGAAGGTTATAACGAGTTTCATTACGGCTACATAGAAGACGGGAACCATTATGATGCCGAACAAGGCAGAGAAGATAATACCGCCCAGCATGCCGATCCCAATGGAATTCTGAGCGTTTGCTCCTGCTCCGGTAGCCAGAGCAAGCGGAAGGATACCAAGCATGAAGGCCAATGTCGTCATCATGATAGGACGCAGACGTTGACGGGCAGCGTGCATCGTTGCCTCTAGAAGCGGCACGCCATTTTCAAATTGGCCCTTGGCAAATTCGACGATCAGGATTGCATTTCGCGCAGCAAGTCCGATCGTTGTCAACATACCAACCTTGAAATAGACGTCATTTGATTGTCCAAAAAACTGAGCTGCGATCAAGGCTCCAAGAACGCCGACGGGCACTGAAAGCATGACAGCAAATGGTACAGTCCAACTCTCATAAAGAGCTGCAAGGCAGAGGAACACGATCAGGGCTGAAAGGGTATATAGCAGCGGTTCCTGATTGCCAGCCATTTGCTCCTGCAACGATAGCCCGACCCAGGCAACACCATAATTGCCGGGAAGTTGAGCGACCAGCTCTTCCATTGTATTCATGGCTTCACCAGTAGAGACGCCTTCAACCGCATCCCCCGTGATCTCAATTGCCCCGGTTCCGCCATAACGATAGAGCGTAGAAAACGTCTTGCCCCAACTTTCACTGAGGAAGGCTCCGAAAGGCACCATTTCACCGTCGCTATTGCGTGCAAACCACTTCTTGATATCGTCAGGCTGCATGCGATAGGGGACATCACCCTGCACTATAACTTCACGCAATTTGTCATTGAGGGTAAAGTCGTTGACATAATTGCCCGCAAAGATCGTCGTCAACATGGAATTGATTTCGGACAAGGTCAGGCTAAAGGCCTGAGCCTTTTCCCGCTTGATATCCAGCTGCAGGGATGACTTGGTCGCAGAATCATTGCCCCGCAAGCTTGTAACCTTTCCGCTCGCCTGAGCTTCCTGAACCAAGGTGTCGGCAGCTTCATGCAATGCAATCGCTCCATTTCCACCATCATCCACGAGATACATATCAAAACCGGAAGAAGCGCCCATTCCCTGAATCGCGGGAGGTTGCATGAAAACAATCAAACCCTTGCGATTCTTCATGAAGTGCATATTGGCAGCCATTGCAATTTGTCCGGCAGTCCGATTTGGACGTTGGTCGAAATCCTTAAGCTTGACGAACATCATCGCATTATTCTGCCCGGAGCCACTAAAGCTGAAGCCAACGGCCGCAAAAACTGCCGCTACGTTGTCTCCTTGCTCATTGAGGAGATACTGTTCGATATCCGCAACGGCTTCCTCTGTTTGTACTCGAGTAGAGCCTTCTGGCAATTGAACAACGCTCATCAAAACACCTTGATCCTCAGTGGGAACGAATGAGGAAGGAAGCGTTTGATAGACCCAGGCGACACCGAAGCCTACGGCAGCCAAAATCACGAACATCCGAAACGGTCTCTTGATCAGGCGTCCCACCGCAGATGCGTAGCCGTTGTTGACGCCTGAAACCCCGAGATTGAACCAGCGCGCGGGCGCAAAACGCACTTCTCCTTCATTCAGTTTGAGAAGGCTGGCGCACATAGCCGGTGTCAAGATAAGAGCCACAAAGAGGGAGAGGACCATGGCGGAAATGATCGTCACCGAGAATTGTCGGTAGATAACGCCGGTTGACCCGGACATGAAAGCCATGGGAAGGAAAACGGCAGACAGAACAAGCACGATGCCGATCAGGGCGCCAGAAATCTCAGACATGCTCTTTTCTGTAGCGGCTACGGCATCAAGCTTTTCCTCCTCCATGATACGTTCAACATTCTCGACAACGACGATGGCGTCATCAACGAGAAGACCGATAGCCAAAACGAGAGCAAACATCGACAAGGTGTTGATCGACATTCCGAAAACAGCCAGAACCCCAAAGGTGCCCAGCAAAACGATCGGCACAGCAATCGTCGGAATGATTGTTGCTCGCCAACTTTGCAGAAAAATCAAAATTACGAGAAACACAAGTCCTATCGCCTCAGCCAAGGTGTGATAAACTTGTTCAATAGATTGGGCGACGAAAGGCGATGTATCGTAGGGATAAACGATTTTTACCCCATCAGGCAGTGCGGTTTCGATTCTGGCGACCGTCTGGCGCACGGCTGCAGCCGTCTCCACGGCATTTGCTCCATTGGCCAAATTGACCCCGAAGCCAGCTGCGGGATGGCCATTATAGCGCGATGTAGATCCGAGATCCTGGGAGCTGATTTCTACTGTTGCGACATCTCCGAGATAGACAGTGGACCCGTCCTCTTCTGTCGTCAGAGCAATCTTTTCAAATTCCCCGACACTTGAAAGTTGAGACTGAGCGTTCAATGGAACAGAAATTTGCTGCCCCCTGGAGGCTGGCAGATCACCAATGGAGCCTACAGTCACGTTGCTATTCTGGTCTGAAACTGCGTCCGTTACGTCATTTGGTGTGAGGCCATATTTGTAAAGCTTTTTGGGATCAAGCCATATGCGCATCGCGTAAGGAGAGGAGAAGCTGTTGATCGATCCGACACCGGAGGTGCGCTGAATAGGGTCTTTGACAAGGCGATCCAGCAGATCACCCAACTCCACTTGTGAATAGGATTCATCTTCGGAAACCAAGGCCCCCACCAACAAGATCGAGGAGGTGGATCGCGTGACGCTGACGCCCGTGCTGGTCACGGTATCCGGCAGAGACGATTGCACCAACTGCAATTTGTTCTGCACTTGCACCTGAGCCATATCAGGGTCGACGCTATCATCAAATACGAGCGAAATGGATGAACTACCCGAAGACGAGGTTGATGTCATATAGGTCAACCCGTCCAGACCGGTCATGCCGTCTTCGATGATCGTGGTAACCGAGTTCTGCACCGTCTGGGAGTTCGCCCCAGTATAATTTGCAGAAATGCGAACCGTAGTCGGAGCGATGTCCGGATACTGAGAAATCGGAAGACTATTTACGCCAAAATAGCCCGCAAGCATAACAACAATCGCGAGCACCCAGGCAAATACCGGGCGATGAATGAAAAATTTTGCCATACCGGTTTATTTCCCTGCCTGATCTTGAGACTGATCCTCGTCGTTCGCTACATCGCGAACCAATCCATCTTCATCAATTTCGGCAGCCACTGGTTTGACAAGGGTCCCGGACGCCATGGTCTTCAATCCGTCCAGAATGATTTTTTGCCCACTCTCCAAAACATCGGTAACGATCCAGCTATTTTCATATACGCCGATGGACGTGAACGTGACTTGTTTGGCCTTGCTGTCCTCGTCAACAATATAGGCTGTCAGATCCCCGGTGCTTGAGCGTTCGGTTGCTCTCTGCGGTACGAGAAAGGCATCAAGAGTTCCAACTTCCACCTCGCCTTGCAAAAACATCCCGGGCAGAATTTGGTGATCTGAATTCTCGAACTCAAAACGCATGCTGATCGTGCCTGTGGTCGTTGAAACCGTCGAACTAGGCGCAACAAAAGTGCCCTTTCCTGTGTAGACTTCTCCATCTTCCAATTGCAGGCGTGCATCCAATTGCTTGCTGGCCTGCAAAGAACCACTTTTGATCTGACGACGCATTTTGAGGATGTTTGTTGAGGTGTCCAGCATGTCGACATAAATGGGATTCAGACGGGTCATTGTCGTCAAGGCGTCAGATTGACCTGAAGTGACGAGATCTCCCACAGATACTTCGGAGACTTCTGGGACACCTTCAATCGGGCTGCGAATGGTTGTCCAGGATAACTGCGTCTTGGCATAGTCGAGCGCGGACTGGGCTGCATCGAGGGTTGCCTGGGCCGAGGCAAAATCGGAACGGGCGCTTTCAACTTCAGCCTCGGTGTATCCTTGCCCCTTCAAGGCCAGTGCGCGTTCATAGGTGGCCTGCTTCACTGGCAAATCTGCTTCTGCCTTGGCAAGGTCTGCCTTGTCGGAAGCGACAGACGCCACATAGCTTGCATCATCAAGCTGAAACAGAGGGGCCCCAACTTTTAGAGTAACTCCCGGTGTGTAGAGTATCTTTGTTACCACGCCATCAACGCGTGGTCTGATGTCTACTTGCTCAAATGCGACAGCTCTTCCCGGAAGACTGATCGTTTGAGGAACCTTTTGCCGTTCAAGTGACATAACGCCGACTTGTTGGGCCTCCGAGGTGGCCTTGTCTTGTTGAGCTTCGCTACTATTCGTAACTCCTACAAATGATAGCAAGAAACAAAGCGTGCCTATTGCTGAAAATAGAGACGGTTTTTTACGTGTTTTCATTACCAAGACTTTCCACACGAAGATTGGTGCTGGTTATTGTGGTTGCCTTTTTGACACATGCTGATTATCGCGTAATTATCGCTTTGTGCCTGTTCTAATTTGCGCAACCTGATTTACAGTAATTACGATTACTATAAATCTGAGTCAACTGAAGATTCTACCCTCAATGAAAGTTCCTGATGAGATCGCAATTTCAAAACAATAAGCAAGAAGAGCAAATCCGCCTCTCAAAAGGCCGCCCCAAATCCATGACTGACGACGAAAAAAGAAAACGAATAGTTGATGAGGGGTGGGCGCTGTTCATGAGCCAAGGTTATAAAGGCATGACGATGGCCAATATTGCATCAGAGGCCCATATGTCACTGAGCACCGTCTATGGCTTATTCCCTGGTAAAATTAATCTTTTCTCCGCCGTCGTCGATCGGCATCGGCGTGACATGATAGCATTACCGGGCAACTATGATGATTTGCCTGTCAATGTCGCCCTTGAAAAGATTTTCTGGCTAGATCTGGATCAAAAAGCAGAGTTAAGCCGACTGGCCTTTGTTCAGAAGTTGATGGCAGAAAGTCAAGAACATCCCGAATTAACCTCTGTGTTTGATGGCCGGGGACCAATTCAATCACTTAAGCTTCTGAAAGATTGGCTCATAGAGCAAAAAGAGCGCGGCCATATCCAATTCGAAGATGCAACGATAACAGCAAAAATGTTACTAGACATCGCGTTCGGTATGTCATCTCCCAAATTAACAGATAATTCCCAACCTTCTGCAGTGGATGATCGAAAAAGATATCTCAGCCATTGTTTCAAGTTGGTAGCCAACGGACTGCTGAAGCGACAAGATTGAAACGAATAGGCGGGGGAGTCGTGGAGAACCGGGCTTAACGCGTCGTTTCTGTTGCGCCAGTGTTTTGCACCCACATTCTTGCCCTGATGACACTAGAAGCCGATCAATTGATCAGTCCAACAAGCAAGTGGTTGAATTTCGTTTTATCTCATCAAATGGTTTTCAGTCAGCCATTGACTAGCTAATCCGGTAGGATCAGTATGAACCTATAAGTTGAGATGATCCGGTTTGTACTGCAGAATTGGATATATAAAATATCCTGTCCGCGTATGATGTAGCAATTCAAATGAAGGTTGGCTGCCATGGCAAAAGTTGTGCTGGAAAAGGTATTTAAACGCTACGGCAGTTTTGAAACAGTTCACGGTATAGATCTTGCCATTAAGGACAACGAGTTTGTTGTTTTGGTCGGCCCTTCCGGATGCGGTAAATCGACCATTCTGAGAATGATTGCCGGGCTCGAGGAAATTTCAGATGGAACAATGCGTATTGGTGATCGGGTCGTAAATGATATAGATCCCAAATCGCGTAATGTTGCGATGGTGTTCCAGAATTACGCTTTGTACCCTCATAAAAACGTATTCGACAATATGGGCTTCAGTCTGAAAATGGCAGGGCTAAGCCGTAATGAGATCAAGGAGAAAGTGGAACAGGCCGCCAAGGTTCTGGAACTGACGCCATATCTTGATCGGAAGCCGGCTGCGCTTTCAGGTGGTCAACGACAGCGTGTAGCCATGGGACGCGCAATCGTTCGAGACCCCGATGTGTTCCTGTTTGATGAACCATTATCAAATCTTGATGCGCAGCTTCGCACCCAAATGCGCATGGAGCTGAAAAAGCTCCATATCAAAATGAAGACAACCACCATCTATGTCACGCATGATCAGGTTG from uncultured Cohaesibacter sp. carries:
- the ugpC gene encoding sn-glycerol-3-phosphate ABC transporter ATP-binding protein UgpC → MAKVVLEKVFKRYGSFETVHGIDLAIKDNEFVVLVGPSGCGKSTILRMIAGLEEISDGTMRIGDRVVNDIDPKSRNVAMVFQNYALYPHKNVFDNMGFSLKMAGLSRNEIKEKVEQAAKVLELTPYLDRKPAALSGGQRQRVAMGRAIVRDPDVFLFDEPLSNLDAQLRTQMRMELKKLHIKMKTTTIYVTHDQVEAMTLADRIVVIKDGTIHQVGTPIEVFEKPKTVFVAKFIGNPPTNIMAGQVAEQGGAKGILCENGMFLPFPHETALEIGRKVLAGIRPDAIAAEEAADKYAPAWQYDVQVLFSEIVGGQSLLEFDINGTSMVAELDGRHKVDPGTTLKLGFDLDRLFVFDPETNLALDW
- a CDS encoding efflux RND transporter periplasmic adaptor subunit, with the protein product MSLERQKVPQTISLPGRAVAFEQVDIRPRVDGVVTKILYTPGVTLKVGAPLFQLDDASYVASVASDKADLAKAEADLPVKQATYERALALKGQGYTEAEVESARSDFASAQATLDAAQSALDYAKTQLSWTTIRSPIEGVPEVSEVSVGDLVTSGQSDALTTMTRLNPIYVDMLDTSTNILKMRRQIKSGSLQASKQLDARLQLEDGEVYTGKGTFVAPSSTVSTTTGTISMRFEFENSDHQILPGMFLQGEVEVGTLDAFLVPQRATERSSTGDLTAYIVDEDSKAKQVTFTSIGVYENSWIVTDVLESGQKIILDGLKTMASGTLVKPVAAEIDEDGLVRDVANDEDQSQDQAGK
- a CDS encoding TetR/AcrR family transcriptional regulator; the protein is MRSQFQNNKQEEQIRLSKGRPKSMTDDEKRKRIVDEGWALFMSQGYKGMTMANIASEAHMSLSTVYGLFPGKINLFSAVVDRHRRDMIALPGNYDDLPVNVALEKIFWLDLDQKAELSRLAFVQKLMAESQEHPELTSVFDGRGPIQSLKLLKDWLIEQKERGHIQFEDATITAKMLLDIAFGMSSPKLTDNSQPSAVDDRKRYLSHCFKLVANGLLKRQD